Part of the Nasonia vitripennis strain AsymCx chromosome PSR unlocalized genomic scaffold, Nvit_psr_1.1 chrPSR_random0011, whole genome shotgun sequence genome is shown below.
attgaatgaGATATTTCAATCATTTGAATATGATTTCGACAAATTTGCTTCAGAGTGTCAATCAACTGAATTTAAAACAACACGCATTGACGCAGAATCTAACGATTCTGGTAATGAATTAACACAATTTATTGATGAAATATTTGATGAAGCTATGAAATTAAGTTGTACGGATACAGAAATTACAGATTAAGCCAATTATTATCATTGCCCCGAACTAACAACCAATTTTAAGTCATTATGTTATACGTTTCCTTCATGGACAAATGTGATGAAAGATATATTTGGATCTCCAAATGATGTCGGTACCTCAGCAAGATCTGAAGCATTTTTTATGAGGAAAAAACAATCGATTCCTTACCCAATAATCATGGAAAAGTTTGTGCTTAgtgataacaaaaaaaattgattgtttaactaattttggTTTCATGCATGCTAAAGAAATTGAAGAGAAAATGGAGAACAGTACAGATGAACAAAATCAgcataattttattgatattgatttGGAAAGTTTACAAATATGTGACAGTcctaaaaaaatctatttaaatGTATTAGACGTGACACCATCAGATGAATACCTTTCTACTATAGAATCTCCTATTAAAGTGCaaaatatatcaaatatattaatgaacaaaaaCGTCAAAAAAATGCACACCAcgtcatgaaaaaaaaaaaaaaaattacttatgtTCAAGAATCTGAATTTGAAAACAAAAGAGATGAAAAGTTATATAAGaatcaaagttttttaaataatttggaAGTTGACGAAACAATGACTAATGTATGTGATGAAAAAGTGGCTTCGATTACAGAAAATAGTGTCGATGAGAGCCGTACTAGCAGATGCTACATAAATGAGAGTACAAGCTCATTGGAATCATCTTCATCGTCAACATTTATACCTCTTATTTACAACCGATGcaaaaaattgatacaaaatggATCAATTTTGCCTCCTTTAAGATTATCTATGCAAAACATTAAATTGATCAATACATGCCCAATTGACAGTATTATCGAACTCTTTAATGCGGCTTACTGTTTTCAAAGTTCATTTAAAGAATTAGTTTTTGAAATACTTATGTCACAAAAACCACATGatgatatttttgaaattctagaCAAACACAGTAAATCTTACTCTAGGAATGTTTATTATACCGAAAGAATGGAATACTGTAAATCTCAACCGAAgatatattcacaaactgaaaCACCCGAGTGGCTTTTAATTGATTGTAAAGACAAAGTTGTCCGTTTGTTTGAAAAAGTGATGGCAGATAATTATTGTGtacaaaaaacaattaaatgcTTATGTAGTTAtgaaaacacataaaaatataacggACAAACAGTgaacataaattttaaaatggaTGGAAATTTAATTAGTGAGCGAACATTACTTACAaacttttttcgaaaaaaaaataaaaaatgctacAAATGCACTATTAGAGAAGCATCAGTAAACTACAAAATAAAGAGTTACTTTTGTGTTGAATTAGAGACTGATTTTCTCTATCATAGACACATGGAGTGTAATCTGAATAGCATTCCTATAAGTTTAAATCTTTGCAATGAAGAATACAATTTAGTTGGTCTTATAGCGTTTGATCATGGTAGTGATATGCTACATTATTATACATTCATCAGATTGAACGATGGACAATGGGAAGaactaaataatttgaaaaacaaCATTATATGTCATTCAAAAGGAAGCAAAATAAAAGTCAGACCAGCTTTAGTGTTTTACAAgaggaaaaatatttataaaaggtaAGTAAAACAAGATTTCTATTCTATgagtaaattattattcgaCCAATTAAAACCCGATTTTTCAATGGATTATGTAcaatattcaataattttatttttattacagaaACTTATTGACgtattaataaatcaaaagtACCATTTCGGATATTTTgaagaaaatttgaaaagcgTTGGTACATATTTAATAGTTCTTCTTACTTTTTGGCAATAAGTAGGTTCATATCGCTATCACTTGATGCTGGATTATAATTATGTATCGCACGTATATTGTATACAGTATATTGTATTTAGAAAAGTTTTTGGTTAAAATGTTTgataaatttgtaataaaagcTTTCCAAAAGAACTGATAAAATCAAATTTGCAATTGTTGAATTATTAACTGATAGATCTTCTTTCTTTGGTGATTCAATCAATTAATATTGTAGTACACCTAGTGTGGCATCTATGAAAgagacacaacacctttaaaccctgaaaaaaaagaacacaaagaaaaaatcataaattttaattaaatcatttaaaatttttttgagttatATTTACACTAAATACTTACAATTTTATCATGCTAAAACCTTCATTATTCCTGCTGGCCCgttgtggcactcggtgcaagaatttgtgaactttttcactgtccgtaagattccaagtgAATGAATGGATCTTTTGGGCTGaaactcaaggaggatactttgtacacttgtAGTTTTGGTCTAAATGCAAGGATTTcaatttaaatgtttagaaatgatttggcgatgaaaaaactgacttttttttatttttttcgcttattttGGCACCTTTTTGTGtgtaaaacattttctaaacctttaaatcaaaatccctgcattcatactaGAACTACAGGTGCACAAGGTATCCTCCTTGAATTTCAGCCCAAAAGATCCAtccgttcacttggaatcttacggacaGTGAGCTGAAACCAGTAGAAACAAcatttagagaaaatcaattttagagTTTATGAAAACTGTTGAAAGTGTAACTTAAATTAGCGCTTACCAAATTCTTTGGGGCCAAGTTTTCTATGTTCCACACACATAGACCTTGATTCCCAGCAATTATAAGGTATATTCACTAATACCTCTTGGTTCTGTACGGCTTTTcttacctgcaaacaaaaaaaaaggcatttcATGAATGGATATTTTATCCTTGATAATCAAAACACTTTATACTTATCCTTGGCAACTTTGCCACACACATCACTAAATTGTGCACGAATTGCTTCACATGCACACTGAGCCATGCGTGTCCAAGTCCAAGCGCACAAGGAACCACTGCTCTTCTGTTGTTCTCCCATAAGCATGGTTCTTGACGCCAACTTTTCTTCATAAGTTGATAGCTGCCAGCTGACCACGCTCAATGCATACAACTTAAACTTGAATCCTCATCCTCGAGCTTTAGATTCGCCAAGTTTAACTTGACTATGGCATTGTTTGCAAATCAAAAGTTCCTCGAGAGCAGGAAATAGAATGTTGATATCAATCAATCTATTCCTGACCTCAGAGGTTCTTTCCGCTGCTAGAGTTTGTATCTTCCTTGCTGATCTTGAAGGTCTTGACTTGTTGGCAGGTTCATCCTCACTCGTTAGTCCTAGAAATCTTCTTGGCCTCTTACTGTACTTCTTGTCTTGACAGGTACTCGCAAACCTTCCGTTGGCATCTCGATTATCACACATATTTATCAAATCACTACACttcacacttttttaaataacttcaCTGCTCTGCTTTTAGACTAACACTTCacttatttttacttttaagggTTATAAGCTATGAGCTATAATCCCCAAAACACTACAAACACTACTTAGATTAATTGAAACACATTTTTGAACAATATCagcttttttatgtattaaaatatcAGCTGAGTTTAGTCAGTGTAAAATACATCCCAGGActatatcagctgtgttttgaaatatttgctgtctgcTAGCAGAACAGCAGAACGGTCGCTCTGTCCTTGTCCGACACATGGATTCTAACCTACCCACAGGTGGCGCACGGACGCGCGATATTTGAATTCAGATAAATGTTCCTACGATTCAATCGGAGCCTTATATAAGAAGCGAAACTAGAAAattatctcgaaaataacgcaaaaaaatattattaatacgcTCAAATTTATGTTCTAAAATGTGTGTGCGGagaataatatacatatatactacggtgaaaaaatagtatttttaacatttacaataaaaattttattcggattgaatttataaaactaaaaataaaaattaataatcgcATTAGacaaacaatgaaaaatacgcaattttacgaaaaaacgataaaaattttgttttactaTTTTGCTTATAACTGCGGAAAAATTGTTTAGTAATAAACGGGTTGCAGGAGCGTATTCTACGGAACATTATAACTTAACTTATAAGCCGAATTATGTAAAAACAAGCATAAATTtgcaaacaattatttatttgcatAATCCGCAATTAATTTGCAAACGATTGATGTTAGTTTCATCCCCAAGTTATGCATCCCCAAGTtacaatttctttctctctatcacTATCTATCTCAAACTAATGCTAGTAAtcttatatatttattgacTATTTGCTATTTTTCAGGAAAACGTGAATCCTATGTGGTATCAGGACAACTCCGTATTAAGCTGCGAAATCGATTAagtaagaaataatttaaagcatgttttttgtttctaagtttattctttataaaaataatttatttttaaatttattttataggatgctttaaattattcaatggGGTTAAATCTAATACTATCTCTTAATTGAAACTAATAGTCAAGAAGCTGATAAGAATAGTATGAAGCGGCACCCACAACTTCAAGAAAATCAGTCAAAAAGCgacaaaaatgaaatttgtGAAACAGGACAGTCACAGCAGCATAAAAATACGTTAAATGCTAACATAAGTATATTGGAAGAATTTGATATCGATATTGATAACATTATTAATGcttaaatgataaatatgtcaGACGAGAGAGTGcttgaaatatataaaaatttaaccgAATCTTTAGAAAATGAGTATAGAGAAGATACACTACAAGAGTATGAATGAAGATAGTGTTAATAAAGCTCACGAATTGCTAAAGTCAAAATTATCTGAAATGTGTGAAATAGATACAGAACAAGTACTTAACCCTAAAGTCAAAATCGTTGGAAttgacaatttttaaaaaatggatGAAAATAAGTTAGAAAAGGATATCAACGAGAGGAATTTCAGaaattcaaagaaaaaatgtGTTGTTCTCAATGCTTacaaaaatgataaaactAAATTACAGACAGTGATCTTGG
Proteins encoded:
- the LOC116738697 gene encoding uncharacterized protein LOC116738697 encodes the protein MDGNLISERTLLTNFFRKKNKKCYKCTIREASVNYKIKSYFCVELETDFLYHRHMECNLNSIPISLNLCNEEYNLVGLIAFDHGSDMLHYYTFIRLNDGQWEELNNLKNNIICHSKGSKIKVRPALVFYKRKNIYKRNLLTY